The following nucleotide sequence is from Paenibacillus andongensis.
GTTTGGAAGAAAATGAGGTGCAAGTGTTACGTACAGATCGAATGGGGGAAGTGCAGCTTGAAGTCCGCAAAGACGGTATTTACTCCCGTATTAAAATAATGGATTAAACGACATCTGAATGATCTCTATCCAGAGTTGTTCGACTGTGGATCTTTGTGTTCTTCCCCGATAGGCTCCTGTTTCCATGGTGGGTCACCATACATATGCACCTCTTTATATATCCAATGAACCCCGAAGGGAATGACGAAGGAAAGAATGGTACAGATCAGTATCATACCTGAAGGAAACCTTCCAATGAGAGAAAGCCACATACTTGCATTACTCCTTTGTCGTTTTGTAGATATTTCCGATTCGCCTAATAATAACCTCTGCCTGCACGTTAATCTCTGATTGTGTGAATATGGATAATCCTTGCTCCCAATCAGCTGCAATTGGTTTCCATACTTTATAGTGATTTTCATATAGGTAAGCACCTAGTCCAAGAGCATCCTTTTTATAAGTTTGTTGGAGTTTTTTAATGACTTTAAGGGTATTTCCTTGGACCACATCTTCAAGGCTTTTCTCCAAATATTTAATTGCTTCTGAATCAGAGGGATCGTAACCGGCAATCGATTTTTCAAGAACGCCTTCAGCTGCGAGTTTAATATTGAACTTGAACTTAGTTGGACTGAGCTGCTGCATGGTAATTTTACTTTTCGTTCTTTCCACTCGGAAGTCAAAGGTATGATCCTTAAACGTAGCTTCGATGATACCGCCTTTAATATGATCAGTGACAAAGTTCAACCCTTGTGTTTCAGCGCCTGTTAAGAATCCGACCATTTCTTTGGTTTGACCATCGAATATAGCGGATCCTGTCATTGAAACCCCTTTTTCTTCCAATTTCACATTTTGAATAGGGAAGCTTTCATGCTTGACCAAATATTCATGGACATCACCAATTCGCGATTCGGGTAACATGAAGTTGGATTTTCGATCGTTTCTGGCAATAGATGTAATATAATCAATAGGTGTTGGTTCATTAAACGTAGGGATATCTAAGATATCCGAGGCTTTTCCATCGGCAATTAATATTTGAACGCCTCTTCGCATCTCACTATTTCGTAAGAAATAGTCCAATACATCGGCGAAAACTTTATCATCTTTGGCTACTTCACTGGAAACGATTATGATTTTTAAATGTTCGAAATAAGGAGAACGACTTGTCCTGGCTGCCAATCTCGCGCTAAGGGCAGGCATGGAGTTTTCGGTTGATGATAAATTAAAGTAGGCTTTACCGGAACTGCCAGATCCACTTTGTCCCTGACTGCTTTGTTTCAATCCACTAGGTACGACAATTTGATAGGTTCCCTTGAATTTGTGTTTCGAATTATTGGTGTAATCGATAGCAACGCCGACTACAAACCCGCGTTGGTCAATTTCTATACGATCCCAGCAGCCTGTTAAAAAGAAGATGATGCAGAGTAGACTGGGCCAGCAGATACTTTTTTTAAGAAGCATCACTATTCACTCCTCGAAGTTTAGCAGCAACATGTATGAGGATAGGAAAAATGATGCCGACAATTACCCCAATATAACTGAGAATACTGCTCATTTTATCAAAATCAGCTAAGTTTCGTGGGTACATGCAAAGTAAATAAATGATTGGACTTAGTAGGAATACCCATGTTTTTTTCTTCGATTTAGTAAAAATGGACATAAGCAGATAGATGGAACAGTCATAGGCCATAATGGTCGTGGTGAAGACAGTCATAATCCAAATTGTAAAAAATATAGATTCAAACCGCTCAAAGAATGCGCCAGGAATTTGCATTTCCTTAGCAAGCTCTACGGCGGGATAGGTAATTTGTTGAAGAGCAAAATGTGAAAATACACCAACGCAAGTAAGGTAGATTGCTGTATATAGGACAATTGGAATGGCTACTCCGATGACAACCGCTTTGGGGGCATCCTTGGGGCGGTTCATTAGGGAGATGTAAATTAAGATGACTTCGAAACCAAGGAGCGAGAAAGCACTGGTTTGAGCTCCCTTCGCCAAACTTTTCCAATCCGAAATCATAAACGGTTTTAAATCGCTCACATTAAATATGCCCATGCTAAAGATGAGTACGACTAAAGAGATGATGATAACAATAGGTAAAAATAATATATTAAGACGAATAATACCGACCCGGCTGCCAGAAACGGCATAGACGACGACCAGTAAAAAGGCTAGGGATATCGCTTCCACAGGCGTGCGCTCAAATAGATACTGCTTGGAAATATTAGCAATAGCCCTAACTTCATAAGCACAGTAGAAGATAAAGTAAATGGAAAGAGGGATGATTGCAAGGAGAGCGATAGGCTTCGTGACGGCTGCTGACGCATAAGCAAAATAACCTTGCTTGCTAAAATGAATCGCAATTTTGGCTAACATCCAGGCTGATCCTATCGCAAGAAGGCCTGCCAGCAGCATGGATACCCACCCGTCAGAAGATTGAACCGTTTTCGCTAGCTCTCTCGGCAGAAAGAGTATACCAACGCCAATAATCATGGATGAAATTGTGATGACCATATCCGTAAAACCGATCTCACTATCACCATATTCAAAAGATTTCATCCTCTGTTTCTCCTTCCTTTCATCCTCTGATCATTTTTAGTTTGCATCATTTTTGGCCGCTTTGTCACGAACAGCAGGGGTGATCTTAAAATGAGATCTTTCCAGTCCCGTAATAAAATTGGCGCAAAAGGGGTGGAGTATGGAACGCCGAAACTCTTCAGGTTTACCATGTGAATATTGATCATGATATAGGCTAAGATGATGCCATATAAGCCTAAAAAAGCAGCGGCCAACATAATGCTGAATCGCATGACGCGAAGTGAAATAGCAAACGAATAAGAAGGCAGTGAGAAAGAAGCGATGGCTGTGACGGCCACAACTATAACCATAACGGGATTTACCATGCCAGCAGCAACAGCAGATTCTCCAATAACCAAACCACCAACGATTCCAATGGTTTGGCCGATTGGTTTGGGCAGTCGAAGTCCTGCTTCCCTGAGAAGCTCGAGTGTGAATTCCATGATGAAAGCTTCGACAACCGCGGGGAAGGGCACACCTTCCCGAGCTCCGGCGATGGAGAAGGCCAACTTAGACGGAATCATACCATGATGGAATTCAAGCAAAGCAATATAAAGAGCAGGTAAAAAGGTAGCAATGAAAGCTGAGATTAATCGGAGTATACGAGTCAAAGACGAGATGAGCCAATGCTGGTAGTAATCTTCAGGTGATTGCAAGCTCGAAGCGAATGTAATTGGCAAAATGAGGACGAAGGGGTCTCCATCTACTAGAATAGCAACTCGACCTTGGAGAAGTGCTCCAGATACGCGATCAGGTCGTTCTGTATTCATAATGAGTGGAAATGGACTAAGGAAGCTATCTGCTATCCATTGCTCCAAATAAGCGGACCCCTCGATATCATCGATGTCTATGCTCTTTATTCTGCGAGTAACTTCTTTCACAAGGTCCGGATGGACAATGTCAGCGATATAAGTGACGACTACCTCACGTCTACCTCTACGCCCGATTTGATAGGTGTCAAATACAAGATTGATTTCTTTGATTCTTCTTCTAAGCAAAGCGGTGTTCGTGCGTATATCTTCAGTAAACCCTGCTCTTGGTCCTCGGATGATCGATTCTGTTTGTGGCTCTTCAATTGAACGGGTTTTCCAACCGCAGCTGGAAATGATGAGACTTTGTGAAAGATTATTCAGTAAAAGAAGCGTATCGCCAGATAAAATGGCCAATAAAGCGTCATCCAGCAGCTCAACGGTTTCCAGGTTATGAGCTGTTAGAATTTGCTGCTGCAATATGTTTAATAATTCCGAAGCCGAGGAAACAGGTTGATCAAAGGCATGGAGCATCGGGTTTAGTATTTGCTCATTGATCGTAGCTATGTCCACCAATCCATCAATGCTGACTAATGCACACGGATATTGGTCTCCGCCGATCGTAAAATGCCTAATGATTAGATCGCTTGGATGATGTAGGACCGTCTGAATGGTAGCCAAGTTTTCTTGTAATGAAGGTAATAATGATTTGCTGGAGTCTGAACTGGAAGGGTTTTGTTGGTTATGTACCTGAAGGGTTCCAAGTAGACGTCTTCTGCCAAATAATTGTTTGAACATGATGCAGCCCTCCACTTTCGAATAGCTCATCAGTAATATTTACCACTTCGGTTAGAATTAATCGGTTATGGCAATTTCTTAGGCGGTACTACCCAAACATAGTACTTTCCCTTCTTTTAAAAAAGCTTACAATGGAGAGTAATTTGATTGATAAGAGAGAGGGGAGAGCGGTTTGTGAGTCGGAGATGAAACTTATCAGTCTGGCATACGTCTAATAACAAGTGTATTTATTTCAGGAATTTTGTTATTCTGGTAGTTGCAAGATTGCCATCGTTTTTTTATTCTAAAAGAGTTGCAACCTTATGAGACGCTGTTGCGTCTGTAAGATTGCAAGAGGGAGGGATCCCAGTGGTAGCACCCGAACTGGTAAGATCTGCACAAGCCGGTGATCGTGATGCTCTCATTACCCTATTGCGAGAAATTGAGTCTCACGTTTATCGAACCGCTTATTATATTTTGAATAATGAACAGGATGCCCTCGATGCTTCACAAGAGGCACTCCTTCGGATTTATACAAAAATTAATTCCTATGAAGAAAAAGCGCTCTTCAAGACGTGGGTACAGCGGATTGTAACGAACATCTGCATCGATAAATTTCGCAAAGCGAAACCAACGGTTTCGATTGATGAGCATGATATGACCTTTACAGCAGAGCATAATGTTGAACAGGAAATGTTAACTGGCTATTTAGCCAAAGATATCAGAGAAGCAATCGAAAAACTTCCCGAACACCATCGATCAGTTGTTGTTCTCCGTTATTTGCAGGACTTTTCGTATCATGAAATTGCAGAATCTCTCAACTTACCGTTAAACACGGTAAAGTCTTACTTATTTCGAGCTAGACAGCAATTGCAGTCGCTGCTCCAAGAATATCAGAAAGGAGGTGTTCGGGGATGAATTGTCAAGAGGTGATGGAATTTATGCAAAGACAGCTGGATGGGGATTTAGATGCAAAAGAGGAAGATGTGCTTCATGCTCACCTGATGCATTGTTTGGACTGTGCACAGATGTTTGAACGTTTACAAAGATTGTCCGATGAACTGACCCAGTTACCGAAGGTCATTCCTCCATACAGTTTGGTCGATGCTATCATGCCGCAGCTAGCTGATATAGATAGACATGCCGCGGCGTCCATTACCGACAAGGTGGCTGCTTTCGGCACCCATGCTAGCCAGACAGCTTCTGTGCAGCCTCCCAAACTCCCTTGGACACGCCGTTTAGGATTACAGTTCTCCTGGAAATTCGCAGGTGGAGTCGTTGCCGCAGGTCTCATTCTTGGATTCTTCGTATTCAATATGAAGCATCCTGTGCTGGATCAAGCAGATGGTTGGCTGCAGCCAAAGGCAGCATCTGAAAATCAAAGTGCCGGACAAATGAAAAGCACGGCGACCTCCGATTCAAACGCTGCCCAAGATGCTGGCAAGAAGGAGGCGGCAGATCGTGCAGACGTGAAGCAGGTGGCACCAAATGCCCCAGCTGCTAAGGCAGATGGGCAAGAGAATGTACGGCCGGAATCAATAACGGGAAATGGGCTAGTGGGGCCGCAAGCTACAACAAATGCGAAGTTGGAAGAGCCACAAACACTGAGTTCTTCTGGTCCCGCAAAAAGTACAGATGGTGTGCGCCAAGCACCTTCTACCTCTGAGCCTGAACGGCTGAAAGCCCCTGCTTCCGCAGGAGTTAATAGAAAGCAGGAATCGGCCCCTGCCTCATCGACGAATCCGCCAGCCGACACTGCAACTTCAAATAAGGTGCCGGAAGAGCAGAAGGTATTGAAATCTACCGAT
It contains:
- a CDS encoding RNA polymerase sigma factor yields the protein MVAPELVRSAQAGDRDALITLLREIESHVYRTAYYILNNEQDALDASQEALLRIYTKINSYEEKALFKTWVQRIVTNICIDKFRKAKPTVSIDEHDMTFTAEHNVEQEMLTGYLAKDIREAIEKLPEHHRSVVVLRYLQDFSYHEIAESLNLPLNTVKSYLFRARQQLQSLLQEYQKGGVRG
- a CDS encoding spore germination protein, which translates into the protein MFKQLFGRRRLLGTLQVHNQQNPSSSDSSKSLLPSLQENLATIQTVLHHPSDLIIRHFTIGGDQYPCALVSIDGLVDIATINEQILNPMLHAFDQPVSSASELLNILQQQILTAHNLETVELLDDALLAILSGDTLLLLNNLSQSLIISSCGWKTRSIEEPQTESIIRGPRAGFTEDIRTNTALLRRRIKEINLVFDTYQIGRRGRREVVVTYIADIVHPDLVKEVTRRIKSIDIDDIEGSAYLEQWIADSFLSPFPLIMNTERPDRVSGALLQGRVAILVDGDPFVLILPITFASSLQSPEDYYQHWLISSLTRILRLISAFIATFLPALYIALLEFHHGMIPSKLAFSIAGAREGVPFPAVVEAFIMEFTLELLREAGLRLPKPIGQTIGIVGGLVIGESAVAAGMVNPVMVIVVAVTAIASFSLPSYSFAISLRVMRFSIMLAAAFLGLYGIILAYIMINIHMVNLKSFGVPYSTPFAPILLRDWKDLILRSPLLFVTKRPKMMQTKNDQRMKGRRNRG
- a CDS encoding GerAB/ArcD/ProY family transporter, encoding MKSFEYGDSEIGFTDMVITISSMIIGVGILFLPRELAKTVQSSDGWVSMLLAGLLAIGSAWMLAKIAIHFSKQGYFAYASAAVTKPIALLAIIPLSIYFIFYCAYEVRAIANISKQYLFERTPVEAISLAFLLVVVYAVSGSRVGIIRLNILFLPIVIIISLVVLIFSMGIFNVSDLKPFMISDWKSLAKGAQTSAFSLLGFEVILIYISLMNRPKDAPKAVVIGVAIPIVLYTAIYLTCVGVFSHFALQQITYPAVELAKEMQIPGAFFERFESIFFTIWIMTVFTTTIMAYDCSIYLLMSIFTKSKKKTWVFLLSPIIYLLCMYPRNLADFDKMSSILSYIGVIVGIIFPILIHVAAKLRGVNSDAS
- a CDS encoding Ger(x)C family spore germination protein translates to MLLKKSICWPSLLCIIFFLTGCWDRIEIDQRGFVVGVAIDYTNNSKHKFKGTYQIVVPSGLKQSSQGQSGSGSSGKAYFNLSSTENSMPALSARLAARTSRSPYFEHLKIIIVSSEVAKDDKVFADVLDYFLRNSEMRRGVQILIADGKASDILDIPTFNEPTPIDYITSIARNDRKSNFMLPESRIGDVHEYLVKHESFPIQNVKLEEKGVSMTGSAIFDGQTKEMVGFLTGAETQGLNFVTDHIKGGIIEATFKDHTFDFRVERTKSKITMQQLSPTKFKFNIKLAAEGVLEKSIAGYDPSDSEAIKYLEKSLEDVVQGNTLKVIKKLQQTYKKDALGLGAYLYENHYKVWKPIAADWEQGLSIFTQSEINVQAEVIIRRIGNIYKTTKE
- a CDS encoding zf-HC2 domain-containing protein, whose product is MNCQEVMEFMQRQLDGDLDAKEEDVLHAHLMHCLDCAQMFERLQRLSDELTQLPKVIPPYSLVDAIMPQLADIDRHAAASITDKVAAFGTHASQTASVQPPKLPWTRRLGLQFSWKFAGGVVAAGLILGFFVFNMKHPVLDQADGWLQPKAASENQSAGQMKSTATSDSNAAQDAGKKEAADRADVKQVAPNAPAAKADGQENVRPESITGNGLVGPQATTNAKLEEPQTLSSSGPAKSTDGVRQAPSTSEPERLKAPASAGVNRKQESAPASSTNPPADTATSNKVPEEQKVLKSTDPTPTPATKKGGTSSDVGGIYSLTAPISANTLKSTTGILEAVVEEQHVVIRNSTTNEVVFASKQVWKTGDLITLVEWSKDDKLFYQVQSEGSLQTFLIDLNAKEEAAK